A region of Vitis vinifera cultivar Pinot Noir 40024 chromosome 13, ASM3070453v1 DNA encodes the following proteins:
- the LOC100243391 gene encoding LOB domain-containing protein 12 yields MGGNSPCASCKLLRRRCAKDCIFAPYFPSDDPHKFSIVHKVFGASNVSKMLQELPVHQRADAVSSLVYEANARVRDPVYGCVGAISYLQTQVSQLQMQLAVAQAEIFCIQMQQEQVEIPAAHQTAAAGDGDDGKSFFLHDALPEYLNFASSSSVIHDSLKRESLFSHDMVS; encoded by the exons ATGGGCGGAAATTCACCCTGCGCCTCCTGCAAGCTCCTCCGCCGCCGATGCGCCAAGGACTGCATCTTCGCCCCCTACTTCCCTTCGGACGACCCCCACAAGTTCTCCATCGTTCACAAGGTCTTCGGCGCCAGCAATGTCAGCAAAATGCTGCAG GAGCTGCCGGTTCATCAGAGAGCAGATGCAGTGAGCAGTCTAGTATACGAGGCGAATGCGAGAGTTAGAGACCCGGTTTACGGGTGTGTCGGAGCCATATCATACCTGCAGACTCAGGTTTCTCAGCTCCAAATGCAGCTGGCCGTGGCTCAAGCCGAGATATTCTGCATCCAGATGCAGCAAGAGCAGGTGGAGATACCAGCAGCCCATCAAACCGCCGCTGCCGGCGACGGAGACGACGGAAAATCGTTTTTCCTCCACGACGCCCTCCCTGAGTACCTAAATTTCGCTTCAAGTAGTAGTGTAATCCATGACTCTCTCAAGCGAGAGAGCCTCTTTAGCCATGACATGGTTTCGtaa